The following is a genomic window from Candidatus Zymogenus saltonus.
TCATCTCCTTTTACCATACCGCTCCCCGTTGATTTAAAGATAAAGTTTACAGCCCGTACTTTTATCAGAGATTTGGCCGAGGTTCAAGTATCTTTATCCCGAATGCGAGATAAATTGAAAAACGGATACGAAAATCCGTTTTTGCCTTGACACGTCAACCGATATTGTGGATAAATATTAGTGTTTTTCTATAAATAAGATTCAATCGATGAATAAAAAGGAGCAAGATGGATAATATAAGCGTTTACGAGAAGCTGAGGGACAAGCTCTCGGTCACTCCGGTGGGTGCGCCGAAGGGCGAAGACTTTCTGGAGATACTTTCCATCATATTCACGCCGGATGAGGCCGATCTCGCCCTATCTATCCCATTCATGCCCGCCACGCTGGAGGATATAGCGAAGGGATCGTCAATGGACATCGAGCAGGCAAAAGAGCGCCTGAACGGGATGGCGGACAAGGGTATAGTCTACGCCTTCGAATACAAGGGGACGCCGATGTTCATGCTCTTCGGCGTGGTTCCGGGCATCTTCGAGTTCCCCATCATGAAGGGGAGCCTCGACATCGACTACCACAGGCTGAAATCCCTCTGGAAGAAGTACCACGACGAGGGGTGGGACTACGAAGACGCCAAAACAACCTTCCCCATCCCGATGGGGAGGATACTCGCGGTAGAGGAGGAGATAACCTCGAAAAAGGATGTCCTCCCCACTGAACTCGTCTACAAGTACATAGACGAGGCTAAATATATCTGCGTGGGGGAGTGCGCCTGCAGGACGGTCGTGAACAACTGCGACTCCCCGAAGGACGTCTGCATGGGACTCGGCTACGGGGCGAAGTTTCTTGCGGAGAGGGGGATGGC
Proteins encoded in this region:
- a CDS encoding 4Fe-4S binding protein; protein product: MDNISVYEKLRDKLSVTPVGAPKGEDFLEILSIIFTPDEADLALSIPFMPATLEDIAKGSSMDIEQAKERLNGMADKGIVYAFEYKGTPMFMLFGVVPGIFEFPIMKGSLDIDYHRLKSLWKKYHDEGWDYEDAKTTFPIPMGRILAVEEEITSKKDVLPTELVYKYIDEAKYICVGECACRTVVNNCDSPKDVCMGLGYGAKFLAERGMARLIEKEEAKAILKRAHEAGLISCVDNNNENVSMLCNCCPCCCGQLTVATKHGRYDLRPVGAFVASVDSDKCTACGACEDRCPMKAISINDSAEIDPDKCIGCGLCVSECPVEALAMVRREPSPTVYNNIQDWAMAAVETKGTAKEFMEELGVKEKN